The Geoalkalibacter subterraneus genome contains the following window.
TCCGCAGCTACGGCCCCGAATATCTTCAGCAACACGGTGCCAAGGTCCCGCCCCAGCACCGGAAGGTGATCGAAGCGATCTTACGCTGCCGGACTCCTGAGAGCGGCACCACCATTTACCGTTGCGAGCACTGCGGCGAGGACCACGTGCTCCATCTGGGCTGCGGCAACCGTCACTGCCCGATCTGCCAGTATCGCAAGGGCCGCCAGTGGCTCGAACGGCAGCTGGAACGCCAGATGCCGGGGGCGCATTTTATGCTGACCTTCACCGTCCCCGAGCCGTTGCGTCCCTTTATGCGCAGCAACCAGCGGCTGGCCTACTCAGCGCTGTTCGCTGCCTCTTCGGAGGCGATGAAGCGGTTGGCCAAGGATTCCCGCTTCATCGGGGGCGACCTGCCGGGGTTCTTCGGCGTGCTGCATACCTGGGGCCGCCAACTACAGTATCACCCGCACATCCACTATGTGGTGACCGGCGGGGCTATCGCTTCGGGCACCGGGCAATGGATGCCATCGCGCAACGAGTTCTACCTGCCGGTTCAGGCCCTCTCACTCATCGTTCGCGCCAAGTTCCGCGAGCGCATCAAGAAGGCCGGTCGGCTCGGCGAGATCCCCAGCAGCGTATGGAAAACCGACTGGAACGTCAACTGCCAGGCCGTCGGCGACGCCGAAGGTTCGCTGAAGTATCTGGCGCCCTACGTCTTTCGTGTGGCGATCTCCAGCAGTCGCATCGTTTCGGTGGAAAAGGGCCGGGTCACCTTCAGCTACAAGAAGAAGGGGAGCAGTCGACCACGCACCCGCGAAGTGTCCGCCCTGGAGTTCCTCCGACTGTTCCTGCAACATGTGCTGCCCTGGGGCTTTATGAAGGTGCGCTACTACGGTTTCTTGAGCCCTGGATGCCGCATGCCTCTTGCGGAGGTTCGCGCCCGCATTCAGATTGCCCACGGCTTTGCCGTCACGGTACCGAAGGTGATGCCGGAACCACAACCGCCGTTAAGCTGTCGGCAGTGTGGGAAAGAACTTGAGGGGTACCGTCTGATCTTGCCACCGAAACGCAAACCTGAGAAGCGGGCGCGGACGGGGTAGAAACACCCTGCACCTCTCCAAAACCCCATGTCGGGCCCTCAATGGTCTGCCCAGAACCTCTTTCTGAGCAGGAAGGCACCGGTGCGCCCAACGTGCTAAAAATGAGGTAACTTGGCAGGAAATCCGAGGGTATTTTTACTAGCATTTGCCCTCTTGGCGCCGTCAAGGGGCTCGCAAGGCCCCATTGGCAGGTTCATTTCTCCCCCACCCGGGCCATCGCCCCCCCCCCACCTGAAAACCAATCCCCTATATTGAAAGATCGTGCCCAAACTCGGGCTTCTTGAACAATGGATTGAGACGACGCCTTCGGGTCGTATCAATCCTTATTGGTTAGCTTTTTCATACCAATACATTTTACCCTTAGGTAATATCTCTTTCTCGTAAACCCTATCTTCGATCTGGCTGATTTTTCGCAAAACCGCTAGCCTCAAACTTTTTACTACTTCTGTAAAGGGAATGTCGGGGGCATCAGAAAAATCAGGTTGCATGAGTTCTCTGTATAATTTCGGCTTTTCATTTGATCTTTTGTTCGGGTAAAGAACCAAGGCGATTTTTACTTCTTCAAAATTATCCGCACCGCTATGAGCTGCAAAGTTGCGGCGCATGTGCATAATTTTGTCATGACGCTCCCAGTACTTTTCGTCCAGCATCTTCCTCTCCAGTTTGATTTTCCGACCTTCGCAGGTAGTAAAGCATTTCCCATAAAATGTTAATGCTGCGACATACAGATCTTTAACAAGGTTGTAGGTTTTTCGGTCTGGTGAAATTTGAGGAGAGTTCCTACGCTCTTCTAAATACAATTCATCTATTTCTTCGAGCCATACCAGAACATTCCAAAGATCTTTTTCAATTAGCGCGTACCCCGCTAACTGTTGTGAAATTTTATCTTTTAGCTCTATTCGAGGAGCTCTTTTTCTTTTATGGAAGTACTTTGTGATCCTCTTAATCTGATTCGGATCAAGAATCTCATGCACTTCCCATCCGTCTTCTTGTTTAACTTTTCGCATAATTCTCTCAGGGAAGCTAACGCCTTGCACAGCGGAAACCGTAGTGTAGTGGCTTTGTGCAACAATGAGCGAAGCGAATACAAAGCCGCGGAGCGGAGGTTTTCCGACTGGTGCAACTTGTTAGATGCATACTGGACTAATGTGCACTGGTTTTTGAAAGCAAGTTGAGAACAACAACGCCACCAACGATTAAACCCATGCCAACATACCCCCAAAGGTCAAGTTTTTGCCCGTGCATGAACCATGCGACTAGAGTTACTAAAACTATGCCAAGCCCTGACCAAATTGCATATGCAATACCAACAGGGATTGATTTCAGAGTAAGTGAAAGTAAATAGAAAGCAGCGCCATAGCCAATAATAACAAGCAGCGATGGGGCGATTTTAGTAAAACCTTCACTAGACTTAAGACTAGATGTTGCAATTACTTCACAAATAATAGCAGCGGATAAGAATAACCAGTTTTTCACAGTTTTCTCCAATGTATATATTTTTCGAAAGATTAAACTAATCCTTTAAAAATGAGCAGTCTTGTTCTTTTGAAGAGGCTGTGAGCACATGGGGCATCTAACGGTTCATGATAACCGGCGGCGTGCGACCTTTGCACACCACCGAATTTTTTCGAGAAAGTCGGATAGCCCATTCCGTCCGGTTGATTTTATGGTTGTGCGCCTTGAATTGTCTTCTGAGTAACTTAACCCTGGTTCTTTTAAATTCAGGTTGTTACAAAGCGGCAATTTTGCCCTCGGTCGGAACAAGTTCGAATCCGAGGTGCTTGGCATTGCGCTTCAGGTTTTGTACGAGTCGCGACTGGTATCGCTCCTCGTAGTAGTCCTGGCCAAGGTCGATGTATGATGTTCGATTTTTGAGCATTTTGTAGACTATGGTCGCAATCTTTCGGGCGGTTGCCGTTATGGCCTTGGGTGCGCCCAACCTTGCCTTCATGCGGCGGAAGTAGCTGCCCAGGTAGCTCTTTGATCTGGTCAAGCTAAAGGCGGCCATGCGGAAAGCTTGCGCTGCCCGATTGGCGTTCTTTTGGGTGGCACTGCTCAGGACCTTACCGCCGCTAATCTTCGCTCCCGGAGCCAACGACATCCAGGAAGTGAAATGTTTATCGGTTTTCCAGCGGCTCATGTCTATGCCGATTTCAGCGATGATTTTCAGGGCAGAGGTGGTGTCGATTCCGTCAATTTCCGTCAGATCAACGCCGGATATGCGCATCAAAGCTTCATCGATGCTCGCTGGTGGCTTGTCGTCACCAGAATCGCCCTCGGTACCTATGGCATCGAAAGATTTGAGTTGGGCCAGTATTTGCCGGTCACACTCGTTTATCTTAGCCAGATAGAATTCGTACAGTTCTACAGCTTGCTGCAGGGAGAAGAGG
Protein-coding sequences here:
- a CDS encoding IS91 family transposase, with product MDKLTAIFRSYGPEYLQQHGAKVPPQHRKVIEAILRCRTPESGTTIYRCEHCGEDHVLHLGCGNRHCPICQYRKGRQWLERQLERQMPGAHFMLTFTVPEPLRPFMRSNQRLAYSALFAASSEAMKRLAKDSRFIGGDLPGFFGVLHTWGRQLQYHPHIHYVVTGGAIASGTGQWMPSRNEFYLPVQALSLIVRAKFRERIKKAGRLGEIPSSVWKTDWNVNCQAVGDAEGSLKYLAPYVFRVAISSSRIVSVEKGRVTFSYKKKGSSRPRTREVSALEFLRLFLQHVLPWGFMKVRYYGFLSPGCRMPLAEVRARIQIAHGFAVTVPKVMPEPQPPLSCRQCGKELEGYRLILPPKRKPEKRARTG
- a CDS encoding Qac family quaternary ammonium compound efflux SMR transporter, with protein sequence MKNWLFLSAAIICEVIATSSLKSSEGFTKIAPSLLVIIGYGAAFYLLSLTLKSIPVGIAYAIWSGLGIVLVTLVAWFMHGQKLDLWGYVGMGLIVGGVVVLNLLSKTSAH
- a CDS encoding IS110 family transposase, whose product is MRLPKHLVHLNACAAGIDVGSKSHFVAVPEGADPEPVREFSTFTDDLERLADWLLCCGVTTVAMESTGIYWIPVFEILESHGFEVRLVNARHVKNVPGRKSDVLDCQWLQQLHTYGLLRGAFRPADQVCALRAYVRQRATLVKISGSHIQHMQKAMAQMNLQLHNVVSNITGATGMRIIKAILEGERDPDTLAALRDNRCKNDAKTIARSLQGNFRPEHLFSLQQAVELYEFYLAKINECDRQILAQLKSFDAIGTEGDSGDDKPPASIDEALMRISGVDLTEIDGIDTTSALKIIAEIGIDMSRWKTDKHFTSWMSLAPGAKISGGKVLSSATQKNANRAAQAFRMAAFSLTRSKSYLGSYFRRMKARLGAPKAITATARKIATIVYKMLKNRTSYIDLGQDYYEERYQSRLVQNLKRNAKHLGFELVPTEGKIAAL